CGTCGCGGACGATCGACAGACGCTCCTCGTCGACTGCACCCACGATCCGGATGGCGAGCCCCGGCCCCGGGAACGGGTGACGCCACACCATCGCAGCCGGGAGGCCGAGCTGCTCACCGACCTGGCGCACCTCGTCCTTGAAGAGGGTGCGCAGCGGCTCGATGAGGCTGAACTCGAGGTCCTCGGGGAGGCCACCGACGTTGTGGTGGCTCTTGATGTTGGCGGCGCCCTCGCCGCCGCCCGACTCGACCACGTCGGGATAGAGCGTGCCTTGGACGAGGAACTTCACCGGCGCGCCGGGCGTCTCGAGGATCTCGCGCTCGGCGGCCTCGAAGGTACGGATGAACTCGCGCCCGATGATCTTGCGCTTCTCCTCGGGATCGGTGACGCCGGCGAGGTGCCCGAGGAACTGCTCGCGCGCGTCCACGACCTTCAGGTTGACGTCGGTCGCCTCGACGTAGTCGCGGACGACCTGGTCGCGCTCACCCTTGCGGAGCAGCCCGTGGTCGACGAAGACGCAGGTCAGCTGGTCGCCGATCGCGCGCTGGACGAGCGCTGCTGCGACCGACGAGTCGACGCCACCGGACAGTGCGCAGATCACCCGGGAGTCGCCGACCTCGGCCCGGATGCGGTCGACCTGCTCGTCGACGATGTTGACCATCGTCCAGGTCTGACGGCAGCCAGCGATCTCGACGAGGAAGCGCTCGAGGACTCGCTGCCCGTGCTCGGTGTGCAGGACTTCCGGGTGCCACTGGACGCCCGCGAGCCCGCGGTCGACGTCCTCGAAAGCCGCGACGGACGCCCGGGGCGACGAGGCGGTGACGGAGAACCCGGCCGGCGCGGCGGTGACCTCGTCGCCGTGCGACATCCAGGCCCGCAGGCTGTCCGGAAGCCCGGCGAGCAGCACGCCGCGCTCGCCGACGGTGACGTCGGTGCGGCCGTACTCGCGCTGGCCGGTGCTCGCGACGGTGCCGCCGAGGACCTGGGCCATCGCCTGGAACCCGTAGCAGATCCCGAAGA
Above is a genomic segment from Mumia sp. Pv4-285 containing:
- the guaA gene encoding glutamine-hydrolyzing GMP synthase encodes the protein MTEIPDHDLVLVVDFGAQYAQLIARRVREAKVYSEIVPHTMPVEEMLAKKPKAVILSGGPSSVYEDGAPRLDPALFAQGTPVFGICYGFQAMAQVLGGTVASTGQREYGRTDVTVGERGVLLAGLPDSLRAWMSHGDEVTAAPAGFSVTASSPRASVAAFEDVDRGLAGVQWHPEVLHTEHGQRVLERFLVEIAGCRQTWTMVNIVDEQVDRIRAEVGDSRVICALSGGVDSSVAAALVQRAIGDQLTCVFVDHGLLRKGERDQVVRDYVEATDVNLKVVDAREQFLGHLAGVTDPEEKRKIIGREFIRTFEAAEREILETPGAPVKFLVQGTLYPDVVESGGGEGAANIKSHHNVGGLPEDLEFSLIEPLRTLFKDEVRQVGEQLGLPAAMVWRHPFPGPGLAIRIVGAVDEERLSIVRDADAIAREELTAAGLDRDVWQFPVVLLADVRSVGVQGDGRTYGHPVVLRPVSSEDAMTADWSRLPYELLERISTRITNEVSEVNRVVVDITSKPPGTIEWE